A single region of the Tachyglossus aculeatus isolate mTacAcu1 chromosome X1, mTacAcu1.pri, whole genome shotgun sequence genome encodes:
- the B3GNT9 gene encoding UDP-GlcNAc:betaGal beta-1,3-N-acetylglucosaminyltransferase 9 → MRRWRWLRLRGDVFCTLLLGATLCGLLYFQLELGAPGPSLPKARPKASAPPRVFSQAGPEAEGRVGAWGSLLHYEADTPEPPTPPDPFDFDQYLRDKDRRDFDLLINQPHKCQGLPSRGPDLLIAVKSVMEDFGRREVVRQTWGREGLVRGAWVRRVFLLGVPRPGVAPGSWESLLQQESGAYGDILLWAFQDTFFNLTLKELHFLAWADTYCPAAHFVFQGDIDVFVHVENLLTFLEPRDPSRALLVGDVILDAQPIRARNSKYYIPKKVYGLGVYPAYAGGGGFLLSGAAVHQLSRACREVELFPIDDVFLGMCLQRIGLRPEPHSGFRTFGIPRPSAAPHLQPFDPCFYQDLMVVHSLTGAEIWLMWQLLHGPPLDCARRGRVQEPFRWVGGKGAA, encoded by the coding sequence ATGAGGCGGTGGCGGTGGCTGCGGCTCCGGGGGGACGTGTTCTGCACCCTGCTCCTGGGGGCCACACTCTGTGGCCTCCTCTACTTCCAGCTGGAACTGGGGGCCCCGGGCCCCAGCCTGCCCAAAGCTCGCCCAAAAGCGTCTGCGCCGCCAAGGGTCTTCTCCCAGGCCGGTCCGGAGGCGGAAGGGCGGGTTGGGGCCTGGGGGTCCCTGCTTCATTACGAGGCCGACACGCCAGAGCCCCCCACTCCCCCGGACCCATTTGACTTCGATCAGTACCTGCGTGACAAGGACCGGCGTGACTTCGACCTGCTCATCAACCAGCCGCACAAGTGCCAGGGCTTGCCCTCCAGGGGGCCCGACCTCCTCATCGCCGTCAAGTCGGTGATGGAGGACTTTGGGCGGCGGGAGGTGGTGCGCCAGACATGGGGCCGGGAGGGGCTGGTGCGCGGGGCGTGGGTGCGCCGGGTCTTTCTGCTGGGGGTGCCCCGGCCCGGGGTGGCGCCGGGCTCCTGGGAGAGCCTGCTGCAGCAGGAGAGCGGGGCCTACGGGGACATCCTCCTCTGGGCCTTCCAGGACACCTTCTTCAACCTGACCCTCAAAGAGCTGCACTTCCTGGCCTGGGCCGACACCTACTGCCCCGCCGCCCACTTTGTTTTCCAAGGTGACATTGATGTCTTCGTTCATGTGGAGAACCTGCTGACCTTCCTGGAGCCCCGGGACCCGTCCCGGGCCCTGCTAGTCGGGGATGTGATCTTGGATGCGCAGCCCATCCGGGCCCGGAACAGCAAGTACTACATCCCCAagaaagtgtacgggctgggggTATACCCGGCCTACGCGGGTGGCGGGGGCTTCCTGCTCTCCGGAGCCGCCGTGCACCAGCTGAGCCGGGCCTGCCGCGAGGTAGAGCTCTTCCCCATTGACGACGTCTTCCTGGGCATGTGCCTGCAGCGCATTGGCCTGCGGCCCGAGCCCCACAGCGGCTTCCGGACCTTCGGCATCCCGCGGCCCTCGGCTGCCCCGCACCTCCAGCCCTTTGACCCCTGCTTCTACCAGGACCTCATGGTCGTGCACAGCCTGACGGGAGCCGAGATCTGGCTCATGTGGCAACTGCTGCACGGGCCCCCGCTGGACTGTGCGCGGCGGGGGcgtgtccaggagccctttcgTTGGGTCGGTGGGAAAGGGGCCGCTTAG
- the TRADD gene encoding tumor necrosis factor receptor type 1-associated DEATH domain protein — protein MATDCGVWIGSVYLFVQSTRKEVVLSAVYASPQKPSVFGALKLSLAEATGNQPGLEVLKIHCSEPQLIVQLKFCQQECCRRFLCSYREGTLHGALQSHLQPVLGCSPGPLLLELKVGSEQLDGLMQEEERCLELIYREKPDRLRDEEIADLEDALRNLTCRQEGKEATPSLGEWEPNPTTGGKPPAAPTTEDTFVFQGQHVANRPLSLEDQQRFARLVGKKWKKVGRSLQRSCRALRDPVIDALAYEYEREGLYEQAYQLLLHFVRAEGRRATLQRLVEALEENSLTSLAEDLLGLQHQESEIS, from the exons ATGGCGACGGACTGTGGGGTGTGGATTGGCAGCGTGTACCTGTTTGTGCAGTCGACCCGGAAGGAGGTGGTGCTGTCGGCTGTGTACGCCAGCCCACAGAAGCCAAGTGTGTTTGGAGCTCTCAAGCTATCCCTTGCAG AGGCCACGGGCAACCAGCCTGGCTTGGAGGTCCTGAAGATACACTGTAGTGAACCCCAGCTCATTGTTCAACTGAAGTTCTGCCAGCAGGAGTGCTGCCGTCGCTTTCTGTGCAGCTATCGGGAGGGGACATTGCATGGGGCTCTGCAAAGCCACCTGCAGCCGGTCCTGGGCTGCAGCCCCGGGCCCCTGCTCCTGGAGCTCAAGGTGGGCTCAGAGCAGCTGGATGGCTTGATGCAGGAGGAGGAGCGCTGCCTGGAGCTCATCTACcgagagaag CCAGATCGGCTCCGGGATGAGGAGATCGCGGACCTGGAGGATGCGCTCCGGAACCTGACCTGccggcaggaggggaaggaggcaacccCCTCTCTGGGCGAATGGGAGCCCAACCCCACCACGGGTGGGAAGCCCCCAGCGGCCCCAACGACGGAAGACACCTTTGTCTTCCAGGGACAGCACGTCG cCAACCGGCCCCTGAGCCTAGAGGACCAGCAGCGGTTTGCGCGCCTGGTGGGGAAGAAGTGGAAGAAGGTGGGCCGGTCGCTGCAGCGGAGCTGCCGGGCTCTGCGGGACCCAGTGATCGATGCGCTGGCCTACGAGTACGAGCGGGAGGGGCTGTATGAACAGGCCTACCAGCTGCTGCTACACTTTGTGCGGGCTGAGGGCCGGCGGGCCACGCTGCAGCGGCTCGTGGAGGCGCTGGAGGAGAACAGCCTCACCAGCTTGGCTGAGGATCTGCTGGGTCTGCAGCACCAAGAGAGCGAGATCTCCTAG